A part of Caldicellulosiruptor owensensis OL genomic DNA contains:
- a CDS encoding phenylacetate--CoA ligase family protein, producing the protein MDMNAFFIRNIIFPLMEKFKGNTIRKKFKFLQELCYSSKQEIESFQKEELKNLLLYCIENVPAYKGFKYLKEKIEKDPSEAIGEFPVLEKKNFIKNFDYYLSERVDISKCILNRTGGSTGEPVKFYMDRETVEWYEAARYLGLSWWGINIGDRCLMLWASRNDIRNSNNLKEKIKERFLKNRIIISSWDINEKNLKEIIRKIKRFKPLYIYAYPSAVYKLAYLLNENGVVFDLKLKGVVTTAENLYEYQRELIQKVFKCPVINEYGARDAGIIAYQCPHGKIHVMSPNIYLEFVKTESLDEKRRILLATDLHNFVMPRLRYKLGDIVSVDEEGCDCNIAFPVIKEIDGREDEVLITRSGKCYDSHFLTTIMREMEVESILQYQLIQHSLDNLTLKIIKSDKFNENEIHKILKLISEKMDGAKVDVEYVNSIETGPSGKTRYVIREFNFSK; encoded by the coding sequence GTGGATATGAATGCATTTTTTATAAGAAACATAATTTTTCCATTAATGGAAAAATTCAAAGGTAATACTATTAGAAAAAAATTTAAATTTCTTCAGGAACTTTGTTACTCATCTAAGCAAGAGATTGAGAGTTTTCAAAAAGAAGAACTTAAAAATCTCTTACTTTATTGTATTGAGAATGTTCCAGCTTATAAAGGGTTTAAGTATTTAAAAGAAAAGATTGAAAAGGACCCTTCAGAAGCAATTGGTGAATTTCCAGTGCTTGAGAAGAAAAACTTTATAAAAAATTTTGATTACTACTTGTCCGAGAGAGTGGACATTTCAAAATGTATTTTAAACAGGACTGGTGGGTCTACTGGTGAACCTGTAAAGTTTTATATGGACAGAGAAACTGTTGAATGGTATGAAGCAGCAAGATACCTTGGACTTTCCTGGTGGGGGATAAATATTGGTGACAGATGTTTGATGTTATGGGCTTCAAGAAATGATATAAGAAATAGTAATAATCTAAAGGAGAAAATAAAAGAACGGTTTTTGAAAAATAGAATTATAATTTCTTCTTGGGATATAAATGAAAAGAATTTAAAAGAAATTATAAGAAAAATTAAAAGGTTCAAGCCGCTATATATTTATGCATATCCTTCTGCGGTATATAAACTTGCATATCTTTTAAATGAAAATGGTGTAGTTTTTGATTTAAAGCTTAAAGGTGTTGTCACAACAGCTGAAAATTTATATGAATATCAAAGAGAATTGATTCAAAAAGTATTTAAATGTCCTGTAATTAATGAATATGGTGCTAGGGACGCGGGAATAATAGCATATCAATGTCCGCATGGAAAAATTCATGTAATGTCACCAAACATTTATCTTGAGTTTGTTAAGACAGAATCGCTTGATGAAAAAAGAAGGATACTGCTGGCAACTGACCTTCATAACTTTGTTATGCCAAGATTAAGATATAAACTTGGGGACATAGTTTCAGTGGACGAAGAAGGGTGTGACTGTAATATAGCCTTTCCTGTAATAAAAGAAATTGATGGCAGAGAGGATGAGGTTTTAATAACCCGCAGTGGTAAGTGTTATGACAGTCATTTTTTAACAACAATCATGAGAGAGATGGAGGTAGAGAGTATTTTGCAATATCAGCTGATTCAGCACAGTTTAGACAATCTTACTTTGAAAATAATAAAAAGTGATAAATTTAATGAGAATGAGATTCATAAAATACTCAAGTTGATAAGTGAAAAAATGGACGGTGCAAAAGTAGATGTTGAATATGTCAATAGTATTGAAACAGGACCTTCTGGAAAGACGAGATACGTTATAAGGGAATTTAACTTTTCAAAGTAA
- the argS gene encoding arginine--tRNA ligase — protein MNLVKLAKQQIQDVVQNAIKNCIDKGIFELDSIPEIMIEKPKEKSHGDFATNIAMELTRKFKKNPREIAQNILDCIDLSGTFIEKVEVAGPGFINFFFRNDWLYKVVEVILSEGNNYGKVNVGNGKKVMVEFVSANPTGPMHMGNARGGALGDCLANLLKWAGYNVTKEFYVNDAGNQIEKFGQSLEIRYRQLKGENIELPEDCYHGEDIIERVREYLNEYGDDLENLSSDERRKKLVEFALKRNISLMKEHLKKYGIEYDVWFHESSLYESGEVFETIEDLKSRGYTYEKDGALWFAASKIDGNLKDEVLIRANGIPTYFAADIAYHRNKFEKRGFDIVIDIWGADHHGHVARMKAAMKALGIDPERLIVILMQLVRLVRGKEVVRMSKRTGKAITLIDLIDEIGKDAARFMFNTKSADTHIEIDLDLVTQQTLDNPVFYVQYAHARTCGIIRALSEEGIVLDRGRIKLNLLQQEEEFELLKKLLELPEEIEIAARNFDVSRVTKYLLDLSAIFHSFYNACKVKNENEDLMFTRLALVECVRIVIKNMLDLLGVEAPERM, from the coding sequence TTGAATTTGGTAAAACTTGCGAAACAGCAGATTCAAGATGTGGTTCAAAATGCCATAAAAAACTGTATTGATAAAGGAATATTTGAGCTTGACAGCATTCCAGAAATAATGATTGAAAAGCCGAAAGAGAAATCTCATGGCGATTTTGCAACAAATATAGCAATGGAGCTTACAAGAAAGTTCAAGAAAAACCCGCGTGAAATAGCTCAAAACATTTTGGACTGTATTGACCTCTCAGGAACTTTCATTGAGAAGGTTGAAGTTGCAGGTCCAGGATTTATAAATTTCTTTTTCAGAAATGACTGGCTTTACAAAGTTGTGGAAGTTATCTTATCTGAGGGTAATAACTATGGAAAAGTAAATGTTGGAAATGGTAAAAAGGTAATGGTTGAGTTTGTCTCGGCAAATCCAACAGGTCCTATGCACATGGGTAATGCCCGCGGAGGTGCGCTTGGTGACTGTCTTGCAAACCTTTTAAAGTGGGCAGGATACAATGTTACAAAAGAGTTTTATGTCAATGATGCTGGAAACCAGATCGAAAAGTTTGGACAGAGTCTTGAGATCAGGTACAGACAGCTCAAGGGTGAGAATATAGAACTTCCAGAAGATTGTTATCACGGTGAGGACATAATTGAAAGAGTAAGAGAGTATTTGAATGAGTATGGGGATGATTTAGAGAATTTATCCTCTGATGAGAGGAGAAAAAAGCTTGTTGAGTTTGCTCTGAAGAGAAATATTTCTCTTATGAAAGAACATTTAAAAAAGTATGGCATCGAATACGATGTGTGGTTTCATGAAAGCAGTCTTTATGAAAGTGGAGAGGTTTTTGAGACAATTGAGGATTTGAAGTCAAGAGGATACACATACGAAAAAGATGGAGCGCTGTGGTTTGCAGCATCAAAGATAGATGGGAATTTAAAAGATGAGGTTTTGATAAGAGCTAATGGAATTCCAACCTATTTTGCAGCTGATATTGCTTATCACAGAAACAAGTTTGAAAAAAGGGGTTTTGACATTGTAATAGATATCTGGGGTGCTGACCATCACGGACATGTTGCAAGAATGAAAGCTGCAATGAAAGCACTTGGAATCGACCCTGAAAGACTTATCGTTATTTTGATGCAGCTTGTAAGGTTGGTAAGGGGAAAAGAAGTTGTCAGAATGTCAAAGAGAACTGGCAAGGCAATAACACTGATTGACCTTATTGACGAGATAGGCAAAGATGCTGCGAGGTTTATGTTCAATACAAAGTCAGCAGACACCCATATTGAAATAGATTTAGACCTTGTTACTCAACAGACTTTGGATAATCCCGTATTTTATGTTCAGTACGCTCACGCAAGAACATGCGGTATTATAAGAGCTCTTTCTGAAGAAGGAATTGTGCTTGACAGAGGCAGGATAAAGTTAAATCTTTTACAGCAGGAAGAGGAATTTGAACTTTTAAAAAAGTTGCTGGAACTTCCCGAAGAGATAGAGATTGCAGCAAGAAATTTTGATGTAAGCCGAGTAACAAAGTATTTGTTAGATTTATCAGCTATATTTCATTCATTTTACAATGCTTGCAAAGTTAAAAATGAAAATGAAGATCTGATGTTTACAAGACTTGCTCTTGTTGAGTGTGTGAGAATTGTGATTAAAAACATGTTGGATTTGCTTGGAGTTGAAGCACCTGAGAGAATGTAA